One part of the Pristiophorus japonicus isolate sPriJap1 chromosome 21, sPriJap1.hap1, whole genome shotgun sequence genome encodes these proteins:
- the hmg20a gene encoding high mobility group protein 20A isoform X2 translates to MMDGLVSNTALPLLFADDDVSKESADLTVDAGFSGPEGSYSSGVSQSLNNPEFVEDLSQVQLLQNESPQAADSNEQRSEEEQKIAKKGGWPKGRKRKKATKDSNAPKAPLTGYVRFLNERREQLRAQRPDVPFSEITRMLGNEWSKLPADDKQHYLDEAERDKERYMKELEQYQQTEAYKRFSQKADDKRHTKGHSQDEGSRANNILVTEKQGELKDRSVLDIPIFSEEFLDHSKARERELRQLRKSNIEYEERNAALQKHVESMKTAVEKLEIDVMQERNRNVVLQQHLDTLRQALTSSFATVPLPGSGETPTLDTIDSYMRKLHGVILSNPQNNENLIATVRDLVSRLDR, encoded by the exons ATGATGGATGGACTCGTATCAAACACAGCATTACCCCTTCTTTTTGCTGATGATGACGTATCAAAGGAGAGCGCCGATCTGACAGTCGATGCAGG ATTTTCAGGCCCGGAGGGCTCATACAGTTCAGGGGTCTCTCAGTCTCTGAACAATCCAGAGTTTGTGGAGGATCTGTCCCAGGTGCAGTTATTGCAGAATGAGTCCCCCCAGGCAGCAGACAGCAATGAGCAAAGAAGTGAGGAGGAG CAGAAAATCGCCAAGAAAGGGGGCTGGCCCAAAGGAAGGAAAAGGAAAAAAGCCACCAAGGACAGCAATGCTCCGAAAGCCCCACTCACTGGCTACGTGAGATTCCTCAACGAGCGCCGGGAACAGCTTCGGGCACAGCGGCCGGATGTCCCCTTCTCCGAAATCACCAGAATGTTGGGAAACGAGTGGAGTAAACTGCCTGCGGATGATAAGCAG CATTATTTAGACGAGGCGGAGAGAGACAAAGAGCGTTACATGAAGGAGCTGGAGCAGTACCAACAGACTGAGGCTTACAAACGGTTCAGTCAGAAGGCAGATGACAAACGGCACACAAAAGGGCATAGCCAAG ATGAAGGATCCCGAGCCAATAACATTCTTGTTACTGAG AAGCAGGGTGAGCTGAAGGATCGATCTGTGTTGGACATTCCTATTTTCTCTGAGGAATTTTTAGACCACAGCAAAG CTCGGGAAAGGGAGCTCCGTCAGCTGAGGAAATCCAATATTGAGTATGAAGAACGAAATGCAGCCTTGCAGAAACATGTGGAGAGCATGAAAACGGCGGTCGAGAAGCTAGAGATTGATGTGATGCAAGAACGAAACAGGAACGTTGTCCTTCAGCAGCACTTAGACACCCTGCGGCAGGCACTGACCTCCAGTTTTGCCACGGTACCACTGCCAG GTTCTGGGGAGACGCCCACCCTGGACACGATTGACTCCTACATGAGGAAACTACATGGTGTTATTTTATCCAACCCCCAAAATAATGAGAATCTCATTGCCACAGTCCGCGACTTAGTAAGCCGACTTGACAGGTGA
- the hmg20a gene encoding high mobility group protein 20A isoform X1, with product MMDGLVSNTALPLLFADDDVSKESADLTVDAGFSGPEGSYSSGVSQSLNNPEFVEDLSQVQLLQNESPQAADSNEQRSEEEQKIAKKGGWPKGRKRKKATKDSNAPKAPLTGYVRFLNERREQLRAQRPDVPFSEITRMLGNEWSKLPADDKQHYLDEAERDKERYMKELEQYQQTEAYKRFSQKADDKRHTKGHSQDEGSRANNILVTEKQGELKDRSVLDIPIFSEEFLDHSKARERELRQLRKSNIEYEERNAALQKHVESMKTAVEKLEIDVMQERNRNVVLQQHLDTLRQALTSSFATVPLPGSGETPTLDTIDSYMRKLHGVILSNPQNNENLIATVRDLVSRLDS from the exons ATGATGGATGGACTCGTATCAAACACAGCATTACCCCTTCTTTTTGCTGATGATGACGTATCAAAGGAGAGCGCCGATCTGACAGTCGATGCAGG ATTTTCAGGCCCGGAGGGCTCATACAGTTCAGGGGTCTCTCAGTCTCTGAACAATCCAGAGTTTGTGGAGGATCTGTCCCAGGTGCAGTTATTGCAGAATGAGTCCCCCCAGGCAGCAGACAGCAATGAGCAAAGAAGTGAGGAGGAG CAGAAAATCGCCAAGAAAGGGGGCTGGCCCAAAGGAAGGAAAAGGAAAAAAGCCACCAAGGACAGCAATGCTCCGAAAGCCCCACTCACTGGCTACGTGAGATTCCTCAACGAGCGCCGGGAACAGCTTCGGGCACAGCGGCCGGATGTCCCCTTCTCCGAAATCACCAGAATGTTGGGAAACGAGTGGAGTAAACTGCCTGCGGATGATAAGCAG CATTATTTAGACGAGGCGGAGAGAGACAAAGAGCGTTACATGAAGGAGCTGGAGCAGTACCAACAGACTGAGGCTTACAAACGGTTCAGTCAGAAGGCAGATGACAAACGGCACACAAAAGGGCATAGCCAAG ATGAAGGATCCCGAGCCAATAACATTCTTGTTACTGAG AAGCAGGGTGAGCTGAAGGATCGATCTGTGTTGGACATTCCTATTTTCTCTGAGGAATTTTTAGACCACAGCAAAG CTCGGGAAAGGGAGCTCCGTCAGCTGAGGAAATCCAATATTGAGTATGAAGAACGAAATGCAGCCTTGCAGAAACATGTGGAGAGCATGAAAACGGCGGTCGAGAAGCTAGAGATTGATGTGATGCAAGAACGAAACAGGAACGTTGTCCTTCAGCAGCACTTAGACACCCTGCGGCAGGCACTGACCTCCAGTTTTGCCACGGTACCACTGCCAG GTTCTGGGGAGACGCCCACCCTGGACACGATTGACTCCTACATGAGGAAACTACATGGTGTTATTTTATCCAACCCCCAAAATAATGAGAATCTCATTGCCACAGTCCGCGACTTAGTAAGCCGACTTGACAG
- the hmg20a gene encoding high mobility group protein 20A isoform X4 gives MMDGLVSNTALPLLFADDDVSKESADLTVDAGFSGPEGSYSSGVSQSLNNPEFVEDLSQVQLLQNESPQAADSNEQRSEEEKIAKKGGWPKGRKRKKATKDSNAPKAPLTGYVRFLNERREQLRAQRPDVPFSEITRMLGNEWSKLPADDKQHYLDEAERDKERYMKELEQYQQTEAYKRFSQKADDKRHTKGHSQDEGSRANNILVTEKQGELKDRSVLDIPIFSEEFLDHSKARERELRQLRKSNIEYEERNAALQKHVESMKTAVEKLEIDVMQERNRNVVLQQHLDTLRQALTSSFATVPLPGSGETPTLDTIDSYMRKLHGVILSNPQNNENLIATVRDLVSRLDR, from the exons ATGATGGATGGACTCGTATCAAACACAGCATTACCCCTTCTTTTTGCTGATGATGACGTATCAAAGGAGAGCGCCGATCTGACAGTCGATGCAGG ATTTTCAGGCCCGGAGGGCTCATACAGTTCAGGGGTCTCTCAGTCTCTGAACAATCCAGAGTTTGTGGAGGATCTGTCCCAGGTGCAGTTATTGCAGAATGAGTCCCCCCAGGCAGCAGACAGCAATGAGCAAAGAAGTGAGGAGGAG AAAATCGCCAAGAAAGGGGGCTGGCCCAAAGGAAGGAAAAGGAAAAAAGCCACCAAGGACAGCAATGCTCCGAAAGCCCCACTCACTGGCTACGTGAGATTCCTCAACGAGCGCCGGGAACAGCTTCGGGCACAGCGGCCGGATGTCCCCTTCTCCGAAATCACCAGAATGTTGGGAAACGAGTGGAGTAAACTGCCTGCGGATGATAAGCAG CATTATTTAGACGAGGCGGAGAGAGACAAAGAGCGTTACATGAAGGAGCTGGAGCAGTACCAACAGACTGAGGCTTACAAACGGTTCAGTCAGAAGGCAGATGACAAACGGCACACAAAAGGGCATAGCCAAG ATGAAGGATCCCGAGCCAATAACATTCTTGTTACTGAG AAGCAGGGTGAGCTGAAGGATCGATCTGTGTTGGACATTCCTATTTTCTCTGAGGAATTTTTAGACCACAGCAAAG CTCGGGAAAGGGAGCTCCGTCAGCTGAGGAAATCCAATATTGAGTATGAAGAACGAAATGCAGCCTTGCAGAAACATGTGGAGAGCATGAAAACGGCGGTCGAGAAGCTAGAGATTGATGTGATGCAAGAACGAAACAGGAACGTTGTCCTTCAGCAGCACTTAGACACCCTGCGGCAGGCACTGACCTCCAGTTTTGCCACGGTACCACTGCCAG GTTCTGGGGAGACGCCCACCCTGGACACGATTGACTCCTACATGAGGAAACTACATGGTGTTATTTTATCCAACCCCCAAAATAATGAGAATCTCATTGCCACAGTCCGCGACTTAGTAAGCCGACTTGACAGGTGA
- the hmg20a gene encoding high mobility group protein 20A isoform X3 — protein MMDGLVSNTALPLLFADDDVSKESADLTVDAGFSGPEGSYSSGVSQSLNNPEFVEDLSQVQLLQNESPQAADSNEQRSEEEKIAKKGGWPKGRKRKKATKDSNAPKAPLTGYVRFLNERREQLRAQRPDVPFSEITRMLGNEWSKLPADDKQHYLDEAERDKERYMKELEQYQQTEAYKRFSQKADDKRHTKGHSQDEGSRANNILVTEKQGELKDRSVLDIPIFSEEFLDHSKARERELRQLRKSNIEYEERNAALQKHVESMKTAVEKLEIDVMQERNRNVVLQQHLDTLRQALTSSFATVPLPGSGETPTLDTIDSYMRKLHGVILSNPQNNENLIATVRDLVSRLDS, from the exons ATGATGGATGGACTCGTATCAAACACAGCATTACCCCTTCTTTTTGCTGATGATGACGTATCAAAGGAGAGCGCCGATCTGACAGTCGATGCAGG ATTTTCAGGCCCGGAGGGCTCATACAGTTCAGGGGTCTCTCAGTCTCTGAACAATCCAGAGTTTGTGGAGGATCTGTCCCAGGTGCAGTTATTGCAGAATGAGTCCCCCCAGGCAGCAGACAGCAATGAGCAAAGAAGTGAGGAGGAG AAAATCGCCAAGAAAGGGGGCTGGCCCAAAGGAAGGAAAAGGAAAAAAGCCACCAAGGACAGCAATGCTCCGAAAGCCCCACTCACTGGCTACGTGAGATTCCTCAACGAGCGCCGGGAACAGCTTCGGGCACAGCGGCCGGATGTCCCCTTCTCCGAAATCACCAGAATGTTGGGAAACGAGTGGAGTAAACTGCCTGCGGATGATAAGCAG CATTATTTAGACGAGGCGGAGAGAGACAAAGAGCGTTACATGAAGGAGCTGGAGCAGTACCAACAGACTGAGGCTTACAAACGGTTCAGTCAGAAGGCAGATGACAAACGGCACACAAAAGGGCATAGCCAAG ATGAAGGATCCCGAGCCAATAACATTCTTGTTACTGAG AAGCAGGGTGAGCTGAAGGATCGATCTGTGTTGGACATTCCTATTTTCTCTGAGGAATTTTTAGACCACAGCAAAG CTCGGGAAAGGGAGCTCCGTCAGCTGAGGAAATCCAATATTGAGTATGAAGAACGAAATGCAGCCTTGCAGAAACATGTGGAGAGCATGAAAACGGCGGTCGAGAAGCTAGAGATTGATGTGATGCAAGAACGAAACAGGAACGTTGTCCTTCAGCAGCACTTAGACACCCTGCGGCAGGCACTGACCTCCAGTTTTGCCACGGTACCACTGCCAG GTTCTGGGGAGACGCCCACCCTGGACACGATTGACTCCTACATGAGGAAACTACATGGTGTTATTTTATCCAACCCCCAAAATAATGAGAATCTCATTGCCACAGTCCGCGACTTAGTAAGCCGACTTGACAG